Proteins encoded by one window of Natronoarchaeum mannanilyticum:
- a CDS encoding NADH-quinone oxidoreductase subunit D yields MSRQRDPLPVGVTEDGGVDYDELAELLGERVIGREDHVNAGGFVIRPDAVQSVLSTLRDEAGFDHLSCLTAQEYEDRYESIYHLRKFDDPTQEVNVIVPASKTGPVSESAEPVFRTADWHEREAYDLVGIEYQDHPDLERILLPETWTGHPLSLDYDQDKPQIVAYRAHENPLQDHHSPEGSNTMFVNIGPHHPATHGVLHLETVLDGETVVDLEPDIGYLHRCEEQMAQQGTYRYQIIPYSDRWDYTANMPNEWGVARAIESLADLDVPEYAQVLRTMATELGRMLGHFLAAGTFALDTYGDFTAIFMYAMRDREKVQNILEDLTGQRMMFYYFRLGGVAWDLPEPRDEWFDKVRDFLNDLPETIDEYHNLFTENEIFQYRTIDTGVISKETAKQYGCTGPVGRASGIDYDVRRDDPYGYYDELDWDVVTATEGDNYSRFMCRLREIEESARIVDQCIDLLEDWPEDEREIQSNVPRTLRPEAGKEVYETVEIAKGELGVYIRSDGTNKPARFKIRSPCFHNLHALPEMAEGEYVADMIASLGSLDIVLGSVDR; encoded by the coding sequence ATGAGTCGACAGCGAGATCCCCTTCCCGTCGGCGTCACCGAGGACGGCGGCGTCGACTACGACGAACTGGCAGAACTGCTCGGCGAGCGCGTCATCGGGCGCGAGGATCACGTCAACGCCGGCGGGTTCGTGATTCGCCCCGACGCCGTCCAGAGCGTGCTCTCGACGCTCAGAGACGAGGCGGGCTTCGACCACCTATCCTGTCTCACCGCCCAGGAGTACGAGGATCGCTACGAGTCGATCTACCACCTGCGAAAGTTCGACGATCCGACTCAGGAGGTCAACGTGATCGTCCCGGCCTCGAAGACCGGGCCGGTCAGCGAGAGCGCCGAACCCGTCTTCCGGACGGCGGACTGGCACGAGCGCGAAGCCTACGACCTCGTCGGCATCGAGTACCAGGACCACCCGGACCTCGAGCGGATCCTGCTGCCCGAGACGTGGACGGGCCATCCGCTCTCGCTGGACTACGATCAGGACAAGCCACAGATCGTGGCCTACCGCGCTCACGAGAACCCGCTGCAGGACCACCACAGCCCCGAAGGGTCGAACACGATGTTCGTCAACATCGGCCCCCACCACCCCGCGACCCACGGCGTCCTCCACCTCGAAACCGTGCTCGACGGCGAGACGGTCGTCGATCTGGAACCCGACATCGGCTATCTGCACCGCTGCGAGGAGCAGATGGCCCAGCAGGGCACCTACCGCTACCAGATCATCCCCTACTCGGATCGCTGGGACTACACCGCGAACATGCCCAACGAGTGGGGCGTCGCGCGGGCGATCGAGAGCCTCGCCGACCTCGACGTTCCGGAGTACGCCCAGGTGCTCCGGACGATGGCGACCGAGCTCGGGCGAATGCTCGGGCACTTCCTCGCGGCGGGCACGTTCGCGCTGGACACGTACGGCGACTTCACCGCGATCTTCATGTACGCGATGCGCGACCGCGAGAAGGTGCAAAACATCCTCGAAGATCTCACCGGCCAGCGCATGATGTTCTACTACTTCCGGCTGGGCGGGGTCGCCTGGGACCTGCCGGAACCCCGCGACGAGTGGTTCGACAAGGTGCGGGACTTCCTGAACGACCTGCCCGAGACGATCGACGAGTACCACAACCTGTTCACCGAGAACGAGATCTTCCAGTACCGCACGATCGACACCGGCGTCATCTCGAAGGAGACCGCCAAGCAGTACGGCTGCACCGGCCCGGTCGGCCGGGCCTCGGGGATCGACTACGACGTCCGCCGCGACGACCCCTACGGCTACTACGACGAGCTCGACTGGGACGTCGTCACGGCGACGGAGGGCGACAACTACTCGCGGTTCATGTGCCGGCTCCGCGAGATCGAGGAATCCGCCAGAATCGTCGACCAGTGCATCGACCTGCTCGAAGACTGGCCCGAGGACGAGCGCGAGATACAGAGCAACGTCCCGCGGACGCTCCGCCCCGAGGCCGGCAAGGAGGTGTACGAGACCGTCGAGATCGCCAAGGGCGAGCTCGGCGTCTACATCCGCTCGGACGGCACCAACAAGCCCGCCCGGTTCAAGATCCGCAGCCCGTGCTTCCACAACCTCCACGCGCTGCCGGAGATGGCCGAGGGCGAGTACGTCGCCGACATGATCGCCTCACTGGGGAGCCTCGACATCGTGCTCGGGAGCGTGGACCGATGA
- a CDS encoding thiamine pyrophosphate-dependent enzyme gives MSAFNAIGEDREVDRDEFTPGIEPQPTWCPGCGDFGVLKALKGAMAEVGRSPEETLVCTGIGCSGKLNSYFDSYGFHTIHGRVLPVARAAKLANDGLEVVAAGGDGDGYGIGGNHFVHTARENHDMTYIVFNNEIFGLTKGQTSPTSPKGHKSKTQPGGSAKNPLRPLSLSLTAGSSYVARTAAVNPNQAKEILVEAMEHDGFAHIDFLTQCPTWNKDARQYVPYIDVQESDDYDFDVTDRREAQEMMYETEDALNEDKVLTGRYFVDEDRPSYQEEKQAIGEMPDEPLAERYMDDEYDWDAERSYDLLDRHT, from the coding sequence ATGAGCGCATTCAACGCGATCGGAGAGGACCGAGAGGTAGACCGCGACGAGTTCACGCCCGGGATCGAGCCCCAGCCGACCTGGTGTCCGGGCTGTGGCGACTTCGGCGTCCTCAAGGCGCTGAAGGGGGCGATGGCCGAAGTCGGCCGCTCGCCCGAGGAGACGCTGGTCTGTACGGGCATCGGCTGCTCGGGCAAGCTCAACAGCTACTTCGACAGCTACGGGTTCCACACGATCCACGGCCGCGTGCTGCCGGTCGCCCGCGCGGCCAAGCTCGCGAACGACGGGCTGGAGGTCGTCGCCGCGGGCGGCGACGGCGACGGCTACGGCATCGGCGGGAACCACTTCGTACACACCGCGCGGGAGAACCACGACATGACCTACATCGTGTTCAACAACGAGATCTTCGGGCTCACCAAGGGCCAGACCTCGCCGACGAGCCCGAAGGGTCACAAGTCCAAGACCCAGCCGGGCGGGAGCGCGAAGAACCCGCTGCGGCCGCTGAGTCTGTCGCTGACCGCCGGCTCGTCGTACGTCGCGCGGACGGCCGCGGTCAACCCGAACCAGGCCAAGGAGATCCTCGTCGAGGCGATGGAGCACGACGGGTTCGCGCACATCGACTTCCTCACACAGTGCCCGACCTGGAACAAAGACGCGCGACAGTACGTGCCCTACATCGACGTTCAGGAATCCGACGACTACGACTTCGACGTCACCGACCGGCGCGAGGCCCAGGAGATGATGTACGAGACCGAGGACGCGCTGAACGAGGACAAAGTGCTGACGGGCCGGTACTTCGTCGACGAGGATCGGCCGTCCTACCAGGAGGAAAAGCAGGCGATCGGGGAGATGCCCGACGAACCGCTCGCGGAACGGTACATGGACGACGAGTACGACTGGGACGCCGAGCGCTCCTACGACCTGCTCGACAGGCACACATGA
- a CDS encoding NADH-quinone oxidoreductase subunit B codes for MSDSPRNGAPDSTPGTSGGAPRDAIYESTDPEAERREARTGPGVDDRFNSRLREAFGSVPFILTKFDTFMNWVRGSSMFMLQFGIACCSIEMMHTYAVKHDLDRFGSGVPRASPRQADVIIVPGTIVSKFTPRMKRVYDQMPEPKFVVGMGNCTASGGPFQQGYNVVKGAEEAIPVDIQIPGCPPRPEALVYGVVKLQERIANGESSPVVVKPYELEQFSDLPKDEVVDELADQIDEDDLVMRYNWADSP; via the coding sequence ATGAGCGACTCACCACGCAACGGCGCCCCCGACTCGACGCCGGGGACGAGCGGCGGCGCGCCGCGCGACGCGATCTACGAGAGCACCGATCCCGAGGCCGAGCGCCGCGAGGCCCGCACCGGGCCGGGCGTCGACGACCGGTTCAACTCGCGGCTCCGCGAGGCGTTCGGTTCGGTCCCGTTCATCCTCACGAAGTTCGACACGTTCATGAACTGGGTGCGGGGCTCCTCGATGTTCATGCTGCAGTTCGGGATCGCCTGCTGCAGCATCGAGATGATGCACACCTACGCGGTCAAACACGACCTCGACCGCTTCGGCTCCGGCGTCCCGCGGGCCAGCCCGCGGCAGGCCGACGTGATCATCGTTCCCGGAACGATCGTCTCGAAGTTCACGCCCCGGATGAAGCGCGTCTACGACCAGATGCCCGAGCCCAAGTTCGTCGTCGGCATGGGCAACTGCACCGCCAGCGGCGGGCCGTTCCAGCAGGGGTACAACGTCGTCAAGGGCGCCGAGGAGGCGATCCCGGTCGACATCCAGATCCCCGGCTGTCCGCCCCGGCCCGAGGCGCTGGTCTACGGCGTCGTCAAACTGCAAGAGCGCATCGCCAACGGAGAGTCCTCGCCGGTGGTCGTCAAACCGTACGAACTCGAACAGTTCAGCGACCTGCCGAAGGACGAAGTCGTCGACGAACTGGCCGACCAGATCGACGAGGACGACCTCGTGATGCGGTACAACTGGGCCGATTCGCCATGA